The following DNA comes from Enterobacter sp. SA187.
CGTCGATATGCATTTTCTTACGCAGACGACGGCTACGGTTCGTTGCCATTATTTCACCCTCTCGAACATTAAGTCCCATACGCCGTGACCAAGACGATGGCCACGCTGTTCAAATTTGGTTACCGGACGCGATTCAGGACGCGGCACATAGTCATTGCTGGCGGACTGGTTTTTATAGCCGTCCAGCGATGACATCACTTCCAGCATGTGTTCTGCATAGGCTTCCCAGTCGGTTGCCATATGGAATACGCCGCCCAGCTTCAGTTTGCTTTTCACCAGTTCCGCAAACGGCGGCTGAACGATACGGCGTTTATTATGACGTGCTTTATGCCATGGGTCAGGGAAAAAGAGCTGTACCATGGTTAAAGAATTGTCAGGGATCATTTTGTGCAGCACTTCTACCGCGTCGTGGCACATCACGCGCAGGTTCTCGACACCCTCTTCATGGGCAGTGGCAAGACAAGCGCCCACACCCGGCGAATGCACTTCAATGCCGAGGAAATTCTGCTCCGGCTTCGCTTTCGCCATAGTGACCAGCGATGCCCCCATGCCGAACCCTATCTCCAGCGTAACCGGCGCGTCGCGGCCGAACAGCGCAGCGAAATCCAGCGGTTCTTCGGTGAACTCCACGCCCATCACCGGCCAGAAGTTTTCCAGCGCGTGCTCCTGACCTTTCGTCAGACGCCCCTGGCGGCGGACAAAGCTGCGAATACGGCGCAGCGGGCGACCGTTTTCATCAAATTCCGGTGAAATGACGTCGTTCTTCATAAATATGTCTGCTTGTGAGAGTGTTCGGGAAACGGGCATTATCCAAAGTTAGTTGCCGGATGCAAGCACCGGAAACTTCTGGTTTACACCTCTGTGCCGCTGTGCTGCAATCTGGCTCCTCCAAATCGTTACCCGGAATCCCTGCTTTGACCTTAAACGCGTCGCAATTTTCAGCCCAGGTGCTGGAGTGGTATGACAAATACGGGCGTAAAACTCTGCCCTGGCAACTCGAAAAAACGCCCTACAAAGTATGGCTCTCTGAGGTGATGTTGCAACAAACGCAGGTCACCACCGTGATCCCCTACTTTGAGCGCTTTATGGCGCGCTTCCCGACGGTGACGGATTTAGCCAATGCGCCCCTTGATGAGGTGCTGCACCTGTGGACCGGCCTTGGCTATTACGCCCGCGCGCGCAATCTGCATAAGGCAGCGCAGCAGGTGGCGACGCTGCATCACGGACAGTTCCCGGACACCTTTGAGGAAGTGGCGGCGCTGCCCGGCGTCGGGCGCTCTACCGCCGGGGCGATTTTATCCCTGTCGCTCAATAAACATTTCCCGATCCTCGACGGCAACGTGAAGCGCGTGCTGGCCCGCTGCTACGCGGTCGGCGGCTGGCCAGGTAAAAAAGAGGTGGAAAAACGCCTGTGGGACATCAGCGAACAGGTGACGCCCGCCGAGGGCGTGGCGCGCTTTAACCAGGCGATGATGGATTTAGGGGCGATGGTCTGCACCCGTTCAAAACCGAAGTGCTCGCTTTGTCCGCTCAATAATGGCTGCGAAGCGTATCAACATGAGAGCTGGGCGCTGTATCCGGGCAAAAAACCGAAGCAGACGCTGCCGGAGCGCACCGGCTATTTTCTGATGCTTCAGCACGGCGACGAGGTGTTTCTGGCCCAGCGTCCGCCGGTCGGCCTGTGGGGGGGATTATTCTGCTTTCCGCAGTTCGAAGATGAAGACAGTCTGCGTCACTGGCTGGCAGAACGTCAGATTAGCGCCGATACTCTCAGCCAGTTAACGGCGTTTCGCCATACTTTCAGCCATTTCCATCTGGATATTGTGCCAATGTGGCTTCCCGTGTCCTCATTCACCGCATGCATGGATGAAGGAGCGGGTCTCTGGTATAACTTAGCGCAACCGCAATCCGTCGGACTGGCGGCGCCCGTTGAGCGCCTGTTACAGCAATTACGTACCGGCGCCGCTGTATAGCGCTGAGATGAAAGAGGAATTTTTATGAGC
Coding sequences within:
- the mutY gene encoding A/G-specific adenine glycosylase, whose translation is MTLNASQFSAQVLEWYDKYGRKTLPWQLEKTPYKVWLSEVMLQQTQVTTVIPYFERFMARFPTVTDLANAPLDEVLHLWTGLGYYARARNLHKAAQQVATLHHGQFPDTFEEVAALPGVGRSTAGAILSLSLNKHFPILDGNVKRVLARCYAVGGWPGKKEVEKRLWDISEQVTPAEGVARFNQAMMDLGAMVCTRSKPKCSLCPLNNGCEAYQHESWALYPGKKPKQTLPERTGYFLMLQHGDEVFLAQRPPVGLWGGLFCFPQFEDEDSLRHWLAERQISADTLSQLTAFRHTFSHFHLDIVPMWLPVSSFTACMDEGAGLWYNLAQPQSVGLAAPVERLLQQLRTGAAV
- the trmB gene encoding tRNA (guanosine(46)-N7)-methyltransferase TrmB, with protein sequence MKNDVISPEFDENGRPLRRIRSFVRRQGRLTKGQEHALENFWPVMGVEFTEEPLDFAALFGRDAPVTLEIGFGMGASLVTMAKAKPEQNFLGIEVHSPGVGACLATAHEEGVENLRVMCHDAVEVLHKMIPDNSLTMVQLFFPDPWHKARHNKRRIVQPPFAELVKSKLKLGGVFHMATDWEAYAEHMLEVMSSLDGYKNQSASNDYVPRPESRPVTKFEQRGHRLGHGVWDLMFERVK